The following proteins are encoded in a genomic region of Magnolia sinica isolate HGM2019 chromosome 1, MsV1, whole genome shotgun sequence:
- the LOC131220784 gene encoding polygalacturonase ADPG2 produces MAQILLLLLLLYSLFLQSPSATLPTIQLPRSDSSRISISVTDYGASGDGKRYDTRSIQAAIDDCSAGGGGRVIFPAGSYLTATIFLKSGVVLEVEKGARILGGTRQCDYPRESSRWYVVVAENAKEVGITGGGEINGQGWAFVERWDPRKNVMVSWNKTGSCYGDECRPRLVGFLNSSNVKVWDVNLTQPAYWCLHIVRCNNTKIHDVLIRGDFDTPNNDGIDIEDSNNTVITRCDIDTGDDAICPKTSTGPLYNLRVTDCRIRTKSSAIKLGSASWYEFKGLLFNNITIVESHRGLGLQIRDGGKVSDVTFSNIKISTRYYDLSWWGRAEPIYVTTCPRHHNSKAGSISNLRFVNISAVSENGVFLSGSVDGLLSNLKFINVNLTYRRWTNYTGGLVDYRPGCKGLVNHSTAGVIMEHISGLDMKNVNMRWYESDVKGWNNPLDFRPSTVNKISLIDFNSDLYKQ; encoded by the exons ATGGCACaaatcctcctcctcctcctcctcctgtaCAGCCTCTTTCTCCAATCACCATCTGCCACGTTGCCCACCATCCAACTCCCCCGATCCGATTCATCCCGCATCTCCATCTCCGTCACCGACTACGGCGCATCCGGCGACGGCAAGCGCTACGACACGCGCTCCATCCAGGCTGCCATCGACGACTGCTCGGCCGGCGGCGGCGGCCGTGTCATATTTCCGGCGGGATCGTACCTGACGGCCACGATCTTCCTGAAGTCTGGAGTGGTGCTGGAAGTGGAGAAGGGGGCTAGGATTTTGGGCGGCACGCGGCAGTGTGACTACCCAAGGGAGTCGAGCCGGTGGTACGTGGTGGTGGCGGAGAACGCGAAGGAAGTTGGGATCACCGGCGGGGGTGAGATCAACGGCCAGGGATGGGCGTTCGTGGagcggtgggacccacggaagaACGTGATGGTGAGCTGGAACAAGACCGGATCCTGTTACGGAGACGAGTGCCGGCCCCGGCTCGTCGGCTTCCTGAATAGCTCCAACGTCAAGGTTTGGGACGTCAATCTCACGCAGCCTGCTTACTGGTG TTTGCATATTGTGAGGTGCAACAACACAAAAATTCACGACGTATTGATTCGAGGCGACTTCGACACACCAAACAACGATGGCATTGACATTGAGGATTCAAATAACACAGTCATCACGAGATGTGACATCGATACAGGAGACGATGCGATCTGTCCCAAGACTTCCACTGGGCCCCTGTATAACCTAAGGGTGACAGACTGCCGGATTCGGACTAAATCCTCAGCAATCAAGCTCGGGAGTGCTAGTTGGTATGAGTTCAAAGGTTTGCTTTTCAATAACATCACGATTGTCGAATCACATAGAGGACTCGGACTTCAGATACGCGATGGAG GGAAAGTAAGCGATGTTACCTTCTCAAACATCAAAATCAGCACGAGATACTATGATCTGTCATGGTGGGGTCGAGCGGAGCCCATCTATGTGACCACGTGCCCACGGCACCACAATTCAAAAGCTGGGTCAATTTCCAATTTGCGGTTTGTTAACATCTCTGCAGTGTCCGAGAACGGCGTTTTCTTATCGGGCTCGGTTGATGGGCTTCTCAGCAACTTGAAATTCATCAATGTGAATCTAACTTACCGAAGGTGGACGAATTACACTGGTGGGTTAGTTGATTACAGGCCAGGGTGCAAAGGGCTCGTAAATCACAGCACAGCCGGGGTTATTATGGAGCACATTTCAGGTCTAGATATGAAAAATGTGAATATGAGATGGTATGAGAGCGACGTTAAAGGATGGAATAACCCTTTGGACTTCAGACCTTCGACGGTAAACAAGATATCCTTAATTGATTTCAATTCAGATCTGTACAAACAGTAG
- the LOC131220791 gene encoding protein gamma response 1 has protein sequence MEGELQTSPVLDYSIDDDDSKYFAGLSTILVATIQEVKDRISQIEFIFCSQLFPNFQSRTRSLRKKLVDARKAAEDDWKKKENSLLHQIEELRHEKLLAEEQNQHILASLEGEKAKLSNTEQLLHMYETEKKELLAKLESLEKNREVAELQEQLRQKAEEKDKGKELEEQLLQQIDLKDRELLGEQNKRKGATAQYVKLKKSFKELKSQYNFLLKRSCSTAENKLAHNRMEEERDSSRHHQIQQGSPGSRSENPDTTRIATKPNEGKNETGFPEKLDDEKGARSIQNLDTNCNVKLPSTSNSFHAQKSPVNAKCELLAGVKRSSSCWRDTRLRQEPGGADPHDDFLDTPLENAKINRNKAPKGDVLDIPAPAPKDMDFENSDDETQDLNADGTPPKQHVSIPRPENRGFKFVEPVRKKAERENLKGVECKQCKKFYDAVLPDGDRHTVNDNNNNINGGHNIHCEHHDGVSRHRYRYVPPMTPEGFWNIGFDSDI, from the exons ATGGAAGGAGAATTGCAGACTTCACCAGTATTAGATTATTCCATTGACGATGATGACTCGAAGTACTTTGCTGGGCTCAGCACCATATTGGTGGCTACAATTCAGGAAGTTAAAGACAGGATTTCGCAGATAGAGTTTATCTTCTGCAGCCAGCTCTTCCCTAATTTCCAGTCAAGAACTAGAAGCTTGAGGAAAAAGCTTGTGGATGCCAGGAAAGCTGCAGAAGatgactggaaaaagaaggaaaactcTCTCTTACATCAAATAGAAGAGCTCCGGCATGAAAAGCTTCTTGCAGAGGAACAAAACCAGCATATTCTAGCTTCGCTTGAAGGGGAGAAGGCGAAGTTATCAAATACTGAACAGTTACTGCACATGTATGAAACTGAGAAGAAAGAACTACTGGCCAAACTAGAAAGTCTAGAGAAGAACAGAGAGGTCGCTGAGCTCCAAGAACAACTTAGGCAGAAAGCTGAAGAAAAGGACAAGGGaaaggaattggaagagcagcTGCTGCAACAGATTGATCTGAAAGATCGTGAGCTGTTGGGTGAAcagaataaaagaaaaggagCAACTGCTCAATATGTAAAGTTGAAAAAATCTTTTAAAGAATTGAAATCTCAGTACAACTTTCTCCTCAAAAGGTCCTGTTCTACCGCAGAAAATAAGCTCGCACACAACAGGATGGAAGAGGAAAGGGATTCATCAAGGCATCATCAGATTCAGCAAGGTTCACCAG GTTCTAGAAGTGAAAATCCAGATACCACACGGATTGCTACCAAACCAAATGAAGGGAAGAATGAAACCGGTTTTCCCGAAAAACTGGATGATGAAAAGGGTGCCAGATCAATTCAAAATTTGGACACCAACTGCAATGTCAAGCTGCCTTCCACTTCCAATTCCTTCCATGCACAAAAGAGCCCCGTAAATGCAAAATGTGAGTTGTTAGCTGGAGTAAAGAGATCATCTTCATGTTGGAGAGACACTCGGTTACGGCAAGAACCTGGCGGTGCAGATCCGCACGATGATTTTCTTGACACTCCCTTGGAGAATGCTAAGATAAACAGGAACAAAGCCCCAAAGGGAGATGTTCTAGATATTCCAGCCCCAGCACCAAAAGACATGGATTTTGAGAACTCGGATGATGAAACACAGGATCTAAATGCTGATGGGACACCACCAAAGCAGCATGTCTCAATTCCAAGGCCAGAGAACAGAGGTTTTAAGTTTGTGGAACCAGTAAGGAAGAAAGCTGAGAGGGAGAATTTGAAGGGAGTTGAATGCAAGCAATGCAAGAAATTTTATGATGCTGTTCTTCCTGACGGAGACAGACACACCGTCaatgacaacaacaataacaTCAATGGTGGTCACAATATTCACTGTGAGCACCATGATGGGGTTTCGAGGCATCGGTATAGGTATGTTCCTCCCATGACTCCAGAAGGATTTTGGAATATTGGATTTGATTCAGACATTTAa